The Episyrphus balteatus chromosome 3, idEpiBalt1.1, whole genome shotgun sequence genome segment TATTCCGCTTTTTCTAGCATTAAACCGCATATACCCATTTATCACCGAAAAAATAGCATTAAAGCGGAAACCATTCCATTCATGGGCCAAAATGCACCAACAAACGAGTTTAATCCTTCCATATTTTACTTCTATTTCCTTTCCTTCCGTTTTTCTTTCatactcttgtttttttttttctttttcttccatTTCTACTATACTGCTGCACaaaccacaaacaaaaatacaaaaaaaaacacagagaCGATAGAACCAACATTGCAATGTATCAGAGCTTTGGATGGTCCATTGGGACCACATTGATGCCGTTGCTCTTCTGGTGGCTGCGAGACTGGGTTCCCTTCATGTGGCTAACAACTTTACCAACTGCATTGGTGCTCGTTTTTTACAAGtatgtatattttgttgttgtatatcTGTTCTGCTAGAATTTTGTTTCTCCGGTGCCGGTCGGTGGTGGCGCATCCTTCGTTTTTACGAATATTTCTTGTGGTCTTTACCTCAATTTTGCAGGTGAATTTCATCAGTTTGaagttgatgaaaaaaaaaaaaatggtttcgaAATTATACTATTCTGAGATCTGAGACAATCAAAGGAAAAACGATCCACACAGAATTAAAAAGAGAGATAATCGGATGGATGATCTTTGAAAAAGAGGACCAAAGGTCTTGAGTGTTATGTTACCAAAGTGTATTAATTTGAAAGGGACTTCATCCAAACCATTGCCAAAACAACAACAGTTTTCAATTTGAAGCATTTAAGCATTTTAAGGcttatttgaaaaagaataaaatcttTAGGAGTTCCTTAGGGCAAATTGAAGACATGTtaggtattttttaactaaaagatTTGAAACTTTAatcaagttttgaaaatgtataaGGATTTTTATGGGTCTTAGAACTTTTAAGGAAAGAAGAATgcttgaattttgtttatttaaaggaTTTAGAAACATTTAAGCCAGTTTAGAAAGAGAATAAAGGCCCTGGTTCTAAGACCTCAAGTAGAATGTACCAAATTTTGTAAGGTCCCCTAAATTGAAGAAATGAAGAATGAGTTCTTAAAACTTAATTAGCAGTATTGAAAGGATTTAAAAACCTTTAAGaaagttttaaaagaaaaaaaaaaattaataacgaCTTGTAGAGGTCCTAAGGCCCCTAGAAACTAAATAATATTCTCAAGGTGATCCGAATTGAGGGAAAGAGGACTGAATGCTTGAAACTATTCTGTATTTATAGGATCTGGAAAGCTGTGAGACTTGAATGTACCAAAATTCTTGAGGTCTTCCAAAGACTTCCAAAGAAAAGAGGACTGAATgcttgcatttatttttatatattagattTGGAAACCTTTAATAAGAACTTGTTGGAGTCCTAAGGTCCCTACAAGAGTGTATTAAAGTTTGTAAGATCTTCTGAATTTAACAAGATCTGAATGAATACTAAgcacattttgaaaaataataaagaattttaGAGGTCCTTAAGCTTACTAAAagaatgttttgaaattttctgaattgaagaaaaaaagaatgaataaatgaaaatcaattttttatttaaagaatttgGAGCAACTATGCaagtattgaagaaaaaaaataaagacttgTAGGGGTCCCAAGGTCTCTAAGAAGAACTCACCAAAAGGCCATCTGAATTAAATAAACGAGGGAAGAAtgcttaaaactattttttgtttgaagaatttgaaaacaagtaagttttgaaaaattatgacGACTCTTAGGGGTCCTAAAGCCATTAGAAAAATGCACAACATTTGCAAGGGTTTCATAAATGAAGACAAGAAGAATGATTTTTTGAAGctattttatattcaattaattttgggAACCTTTAAGCAagctttgaaaaataataaaatattttggggTCTTAAGCTCCTAAAAGAATGTGCAGAAATTTACAAAGCCTTCTGAATTAGAAAAAGGGAAAGAATGCTTGTAcctagtttttatttaataagctTGAAACCCTTTAAGTAAGTTTGAAacacttaaaacatttttagggGTCCTAAAAGCCTCTTAAAGAATGTGAAGAAATTGCTAGTAGAATAAATGCTTGagagtattttttatttaaaggagttaaaaacatatttaaaaaaaataaactttaaggggTCTTAAAGCCTCTACAAGAATGCACCAAAAGTTTATAGGCCTTctgaattgaagaaaataggaATGAAtgcttgaaaatattttttttatttaaagagttgATATATTTAAgcaagttttaaaaaagaattaaggCTTTGGGGTCCTAAGTCCCTAGAAGAATGTACCTACAAAAATTTGAAAGGTCTTCTAAATTGAAGAAGATCGAAATATATGCTTGAAACCATTTTGAACTTATTGcttcaaaaatgaaaactgGTGAAATTCAGCTATAATACCTACGTAGCTTGATTTGATTTTgttgtatatcttttttttttttgtttaactttattttttctcgTTACGTGTATGTGTACATTAGATATGTCATCGAATCACCGAGATGGTTGATTAGTAAGAGACGCTACGCCGAAGCTTTGGTGCAGTTCAAAACAATAGCCCACTTCAATGGCAGGACCTTCACAATTACCGAAAAGGAGTTAGCTGAGCTGTATGGCAATTTAGATGAGGAGAAGGTGTTTGGTGTGGCGTCCTTGTTCAGTGGCTGGCGGATAGCAAAAAACACAATGATCATGGGCTTCAGTTGGtacgtatacaaaaaaaaaaaacctacaaccGAAAAGTCGATTGTAACATGGCAAAATTGTTCAACGGAATGGAAAAGGCTTAACTAAAGTTttatgtttctttatttttttttttatattttcgtttttgtttcgGTGCGGCCTTAATGTTTGtagcctttttttttgttttatattttttttttcttcttgttggaccgtttttttttttgcctcgaATTTTCGTTTGTTCTAGGAATACCTTACTACACTGCTTCATAGCTAGCTATCATTGCGGCATACGCTTTGTCCTTGAAACAATTTTCCATGTCAGAGAGTTTAAGTTCTTCAAGTGCAATGAATTTTAACACTTAttcgtttcaattttttttttcgtatggtacctatttttatttttttttccttgtaaatatttttcattgtttcggtttttattattttaagaagaacaacaaaaaatataaaaagtcctTTGGTCCTTTTTCGtgtatttaatactttttttttctcttcttttcatggtttttatttttctttattttggatGAGAAGGTGTGTGGTAGCTGTATCGTACTTTACTCTGGTACTTTTTAGCTCACGTATGGGTGGAAAtccttttttgaatttcttactACAAAGTGTTGTTGAAATTCCAGCTTATATTGTTGGAAAATATTTGGGTAAGTGAATgggatttaaaaataattttattataaattgctGATAAATGATATTTATTGttcttttaagttaaaagagtttaaattaatatttttaatttattatttttctttattttgatttttcataGGTGACAAATATGGCCGCCGTTTAACCAACAGCATGTCCTTTTTAATATGTTTTGTTTCGTGTATTCCAGTTGTTATGTTTGCTCAAAGTAATTTTAACATTCTTTTAGCTTAAATTTCTTtctaacaacaattttttttttttgttttttcagaGCCTCAATATGAACACATTACAACAATAATTGCCGCCTTCATCAAATTCCTAAATGCAGTAACATTTTTCTTAGTTAGTCTGCAAGCTATGGAAATCTATCCGACTTGTTTGCGTCAAACGGGAATAGCATTGGGTACAATTTTGTGTAACGCCATTGGTATATTAGCACCATATTTGgtacatttgggtacaaaatATGACATCCGGTATCCATATTTTATATTGGGTGCGATATTTTTAATTGGAGGATGTAGCGGATTGTTCCTTCCTGAAACGTTACACAATAAACTTCCGGATTCACTTGAAGAAGCCAAGTCTTTTGGAAAGAATCAGGTAACTACTAATATTgactgaaatattaaattttttgatttacttatttttttgtttttgtttttttttttatagaaattcttTAGCCTTCCTAAACCTCATCAACCTAATTCTGAAGAATTATCTGCGACAGAAAAACTCAATCAACCGAAATTTGTCCCATAAACACCTCATTACCAAATCAACGAAATTAGGACGaatttatgttttgaaattttttgtcatcctttatttttattagaaatttaaatttgttaaagaaTAATTAAGGAGATATGAGTGTGTGATACATTTAAATGTTGAAGTGCTGtgtgtttttagaaaataagttttagtcTTAGTTTGCATCAttattattgtaatttttttttttgtatttcgttCAGAGTCTTCAACTTAACTGACGGaaatttaaagcttttataaagcaaatcttttttgtatgaaataataaaaaattgttttcattataATTGCTTTACTTTTATCATTTTAATatagaattgaatttttttgtatgacgaaaactaacggtaccatccgtagaacggttttttggtttctgaatatctcgtacaacatgaacccgattttaacgaaattttttgtataaagaagCTTTTatgtaaaggtaatattaaaattttagaaaattttcaaatagcacatttttggatttttaaaaaatatttcaaatgtttttttatttgaaaaatcaattttttgaaaacgagttagtgaaaaattttgaaatttcgtttttatatttaaattaattattttttcaaaatggcatttattaatttttgaaaattttaaaaaatgtttacctatatctaaattaaaaaaaaaaaacggctctaacgattttcgaatttttttcttaaaactcttttttatacaagaattttaaattttccctaacTTTGGTCAATAAAAAGTACGTTTTTTATAGAATGcacttttaaaagtaaaaagttaaaagcttaaaaacatTCCATAAATTGTGGGGTTTTTCGCCCACCACTCATAgcccagtgcatttataatttgacccagcagtttgtaccacccccaaattttttttctcattcgatagagcattaccctgatttttcgcaatcgcgaaattcacctttcggccgccatcttggattttaatttttgttgaatatctcgatttctatttatcctgcATAAAAGTTGTATAAGTAGAAAACGTAGCCagttaaatttcgcgtcttttatgtcaacaaaactttttcgatattctgaatattaaaaaagatacaagccaataaagtaaaaaaaaaatgaaaaaaatgacaattttaggcccatttgctcatactagtcataaattctaatattagctaggtcgaacataactcttatgttttacttagtttattctaagttgctaaaaaatatttatgttcaacccagcaatgatttactttcatgatataaattgctgagaacttcaaattcaaaagtcaaatcaatagaaacgtcaaataattaaaattgattttgagcaatttagaaattaaaatagAACAATATTGCTCAATTTTCAAGTTTGTGTCTTTATCTTGCtgaagaaaagtgtaaaaaagtatatttgagcCAAAAACAATTGCtaattggttaaacaaaaattattggtgtgtgtgtgtaaatgtgcTGGTGTGTCAAAATTAGTCAAAGAAATATGACAGCAAAATAGTGAACCTCATACAAAAATTTGTGGTTTAAATTGTACCATCTGTGGATGGTTTAAGTTAATGAATGTAAGTTAATTTTTACTAAATTGATAATTCATGTCCTTTGTACTACCGACATCAATTTTCTAAGCGacattcttgcttttttcatacaatAAAAGTGCTAAGGTAGAACATAACAGCTTgtgttctactatttcttccccctaagttatgttcaacttagTGAGATCTAGGACGAAGTTTCAATTTCGTGCAAACCGATATGTGGAACATAGGGTTTTATGTTATACTTAAATACTTATGTatcgtatgagcaaatgggccttaaagttttgagcactttttatcaaaattatgaaaaaacgttccgagaaaagattattcaccttaaaattccctacaactctgctataaaactttttttttgtgcggCCGCACATTTTTCTCACgcaagtgcgaaaaatcagggtaatgacaactagccaatgctctatcgaatgagcaaaacaaATTTGGGGGTGATACAAACTGCTGGttcgcccatatatgaacatcataaatgcactgaaCTATCAGTTTGCACAGGTATTTAGTTatactagccgacccagccctcgaaattcgagtgccaatttctttattttttttttatttgcaacaattttgaacacaataataccaaaatagtttctttattttttatagtatttgttgttgttttcttacgattaactacactttttacacaggaatatataatatacctacttttttatatattttaagcctgatttagatattgtcgaactacgttttaactacgctcaactacgtaaaaaaagtatcgaaaaagaaaatgcaaagtgtaatctccttaacccttaactatagtggtgaaaatttgtggtgttttgaaatgataaaataaaatacaaaattgaatttttttataaattttgtttttaagcatcaaaagataacaatttaaaaaaaaataaaaaaataaaaaaaaaaaagagaaaattcattttcaacggtttttattaactttttaaaagttgatgtgggtcccctggacccaccactatagttaagggttaagggcattgtgtttgcaccttgcatttcaattcaattcaacctgtttcacgttccattcgttcaaattccatccgtcaatcattcaacctccacccaacttcactcaaatttgtcattcacaccatttttttttttcatttagcttgtaggaacatgaaaacagaccgagttctttttgcgattgtgtatgtgtcctttgacaacaattttaacacgtacgtcaatctgaaatcaaaacaacttctccaaaataaaaccagagattcctttgatcaataattttgtttattttcttcggtaatataaattcaattaaatcaaaatcaataggaaattgcagatattattaagatctgagtgaagatgaagtagaaagttaattattttggccgtatgctgtcgttttacagagacaaaatatcctgaagacaatcacgggaagaaaagtcacagtaatttgactttttcacaataactatgccaggaaaaaatatattttgaacgcaaatggtttttttttatttattttatatttttccgcaataaaaaaacgatattcaatcagaatttactctttatttgaagttggtgttctcaaattaacaatacgaagaaaactttcagcttgacgtttgagaaatgtcaaatcttccaggaaaattttaatgaatgcgttcagataataataatgatgaaataataataatgatgaaataatgattaaagatatgttcacatttattaaaggtatgttcaggtgtagatcttcataatatacagttgtagtaaaaaggtaatccgtggtactatgtggtgagaagcgacattttttaatcaattaaatcaattcttaaggcattaccacgacaactgcgtcgcacaacaacgttttttttatttttttatgttaaaaccataactacaatgacctaaaaagtgaaaaagtgggaagtttacaaaattaaatttttttttatttctttctagcaatatttgtttttttttttaatttttggaaaaaactaccaaacatttttttttaaaccaaaaaataagctttttgcatcattattttttattttgtcgtcgtaaaaactgtcataaaatgagtttgaatctatcactttttgactttttgcaaaaagtttccgttgtagttatacttttaaagccttgaggcttaactacaatgacctaaaaagtgaaaaagtgggaaatttacaaaagtaaaaaaaatttatttcttttcaagctccatttgtttttggaaaaaactacaaaaattgtttttcaaaccaaaaaataagctttctgcatcattatttttaatttttggtcgaaaaaactatcacaaaatgagtttgaaaatgttgacttattgactttttgcattaagtggcttttaactacattggctcaaaaagtgaaaaagtacaaaagtgacaattttcaaacgcatttttgtatggttcttcgggctagaaaattaaaacaaaaaattcgaaaaccatattttttttgtataaaaacaatttgttaaaggcataactacaatggcctaaaaagtgaaaaagtgggaaatttacaaaattaaaaaatttttatttctttctagcgctatttttttttagaaaaaaactacaaaaattgtttttttaaaccaaaaaataagctttctgcatcaatatttttaattttgtgatgggaaaaactgtcacaaaatgagtttgaaaatgttcactttttgactttttgcaaaaagtggccgttgtagttataccttaactcttttttacaaaattttcaaattcattttttgacagtttttcttacctcaaaaataatgatgcaaaaagcttattttttgctttgataaacaaaaacaaatagcgctagaaagaaataaataaaatttaattttgtaaatttccttttttttttcactttttaggttattgtagataaggaacaaaaaagacgtttttgttagttttccctgaacctcataagaaaaacgctttgccatgcggcgataaaatattagtgccttttatgcaaaaatgtaaacgtctaaaagtgaaaacttggtaaaatggtaaaggaactgtcaaagtgagctattacatgaagcctcaagaggcttgactcttttttcgaaatttcttttgataacacacccacaaaaaaaaaaagttctgacctggggttgcggttaagtttttcatatagtttttggatcactgaatccagattcgaagtcaattttgccctatcacgtcaggtttctgagatatcctcaaaaaatgtcaaaaccaaaaaaactaaatttcttatttggggttgcgtctaagtttttcatatagtttttgggttgcttaaaccgaattcgaactctatttttccgtatcatgtgaggtttttgagatatcctcaaaaaatgtcagataagaactttttttttgagtttagacattttttgaggatatttcaaaaacctgacgtgatacgccaaaatagactttggattcggtttcagcgacccaaaaactatatgaaaaatttagtcgcaaccccaggtaaaaacttttgtttttttggttttgacatttttttgaggatatcccagaaacctgacgtgatagggcgaaattgacttcgaatctggattcagtgatccaaaaactatatgattaacatattcgcacatccagatcagaga includes the following:
- the LOC129914321 gene encoding carcinine transporter, whose amino-acid sequence is MKDEKRKSSGCNVTTTGNEDPFCKIMDKAGSSGHFQRMYNGIFILGLSCFGAMIYMNIILALNVPEHWCNVPGREKTNLTLNEWRDLTLPREMDNRKVETFSKCKMYDRNFTDINVTDISSDFDASGFGVKECPYGYSYDKTWYERTIPTQENWVCDKDLYVTNTFVVSRVTEVIGSFVLGQMGDTFGRRVVYYISVILATIGRSFSIFSTSSFTMFLITSSLVALTVNSLFQSPLIVGMEISGEDDRTNIAMYQSFGWSIGTTLMPLLFWWLRDWVPFMWLTTLPTALVLVFYKYVIESPRWLISKRRYAEALVQFKTIAHFNGRTFTITEKELAELYGNLDEEKVFGVASLFSGWRIAKNTMIMGFSWCVVAVSYFTLVLFSSRMGGNPFLNFLLQSVVEIPAYIVGKYLGDKYGRRLTNSMSFLICFVSCIPVVMFAQKPQYEHITTIIAAFIKFLNAVTFFLVSLQAMEIYPTCLRQTGIALGTILCNAIGILAPYLVHLGTKYDIRYPYFILGAIFLIGGCSGLFLPETLHNKLPDSLEEAKSFGKNQKFFSLPKPHQPNSEELSATEKLNQPKFVP